A single window of Streptomyces griseoviridis DNA harbors:
- a CDS encoding thioredoxin family protein, protein MTTTAGVTEVTDANFADEVLGSALPVLVEFTADWCPPCRQMAPVLRALAVEEAGRMRVVQLNVDHDPETTNAYKVLSMPTFMLFRDGEPVRSLVGARPKRRLLAELEDAL, encoded by the coding sequence GTGACGACGACCGCGGGCGTGACCGAGGTGACCGACGCGAATTTCGCCGACGAGGTGCTCGGATCGGCACTTCCGGTGCTGGTGGAGTTCACCGCCGACTGGTGTCCGCCGTGCCGCCAGATGGCGCCCGTGCTGCGCGCGCTGGCCGTGGAGGAGGCCGGCCGGATGCGGGTCGTCCAGCTGAACGTGGACCACGATCCGGAGACGACCAACGCCTACAAGGTGCTCTCCATGCCGACGTTCATGCTGTTCAGGGACGGTGAGCCGGTCCGTTCCCTGGTCGGCGCGCGGCCGAAGCGGCGGCTGCTGGCCGAGCTGGAGGACGCGCTGTAA
- a CDS encoding HelD family protein, which translates to MRPGVELSNSEFPDGEIRREQEFIDGLYTHVDALRGDTEAGVTDALAQGNTPMQARLERDILVAERSGLLAALNAVDGSLCFGRIDLTSGTSHHIGRIGLRADDDARTPILIDWRADVARPFYLATGHTPMGLRRRRHLTTDGRTVTALHDEILDLGDATRTGHEDPTGDAVLLSALDSARTGRMGDIVQTIQAEQDEIIRAPHRGVLVVEGGPGTGKTAVALHRAAYLLYEHRELLARRAVLIVGPNPAFLGYIGEVLPALGETGVLLATVGELFPGVRATATDTPRAAAVKGRAEMADVLAAAVRDRQALPDPVLTIEHDREVLMLDDGLVQVARDRTRETRLPHNAAREYFEGHILNTLTDMVAERIGTDPFDGSNLLDPSDITQIRDDLAENPEVWSAIDRLWPRLTPRRLVADLLAAPEEYLSDEDAAAVRRPVTRSWTVADVPLLDEAAELLGVDERVARARADRERETQIAYAQGVLDVSFASRTYEFEDKEDGDPDGSEVLSAHDIIDAERFAERHEEEDFRSAAERAAADRTWAFGHIIVDEAQELSPMAWRLLMRRSPTRSMTLVGDPVQTAEAAGVGSWADILAPYVEDRWEHARLGVNYRTPAEIMEVAASVVRAERPDFEPPSSVRATGVRPWVRQAGRAGLPAAVAEAVAELTPDEGRLAVIAPRDLHRALAAVLDGVTAGSEPDLTRTVVLLDPRQSKGLEFDSVLVVEPGRYGTSDLYVALTRATQRLGVLHTQALPPGLADAASTLPRHS; encoded by the coding sequence ATGCGGCCGGGAGTGGAATTGTCAAACAGCGAATTTCCGGACGGTGAAATCCGTCGGGAACAGGAATTCATCGACGGGCTGTACACCCACGTCGACGCCCTGCGCGGCGACACCGAGGCGGGCGTCACCGACGCGCTCGCCCAGGGCAACACGCCCATGCAGGCCCGGCTGGAGCGGGACATCCTGGTCGCCGAGCGCTCCGGGCTGCTCGCCGCGCTGAACGCCGTCGACGGATCGCTCTGCTTCGGCCGGATCGACCTCACCTCCGGCACCAGCCACCACATCGGGCGCATCGGGCTGCGCGCCGACGACGACGCGCGCACCCCGATCCTGATCGACTGGCGTGCCGACGTCGCCCGCCCGTTCTACCTCGCCACCGGCCACACCCCGATGGGCCTGCGCCGCCGCAGACACCTCACCACCGACGGCCGTACCGTGACCGCGCTGCACGACGAGATCCTCGACCTCGGCGACGCCACCCGCACCGGACACGAGGACCCGACCGGGGACGCCGTCCTGCTGAGCGCGCTCGACTCCGCGCGCACCGGCCGGATGGGCGACATCGTGCAGACCATCCAGGCCGAGCAGGACGAGATCATCCGGGCCCCGCACCGCGGCGTCCTGGTGGTCGAGGGCGGCCCCGGCACCGGCAAGACCGCCGTCGCCCTGCACCGGGCCGCCTATCTGCTCTACGAGCACCGGGAGTTGCTGGCCAGGCGCGCGGTCCTGATCGTCGGCCCGAACCCGGCCTTCCTCGGCTACATCGGCGAGGTGCTGCCCGCCCTCGGCGAGACCGGCGTGCTCCTCGCGACCGTCGGCGAACTCTTCCCCGGCGTGCGGGCGACCGCCACCGACACCCCGCGGGCGGCCGCCGTGAAGGGCCGCGCCGAGATGGCCGACGTGCTCGCCGCCGCCGTTCGCGACCGGCAGGCGCTGCCCGACCCGGTCCTCACCATCGAGCACGACCGCGAGGTCCTGATGCTCGACGACGGCCTGGTGCAGGTCGCCCGCGACCGCACCCGCGAGACCCGGCTGCCGCACAACGCGGCCCGCGAGTACTTCGAGGGCCACATCCTCAACACGCTCACCGACATGGTCGCCGAACGCATCGGCACCGACCCGTTCGACGGGTCCAACCTGCTCGACCCCAGCGACATCACCCAGATCCGCGACGACCTCGCCGAGAACCCCGAGGTCTGGTCGGCGATCGACCGGCTCTGGCCGCGGCTCACCCCGCGCCGCCTGGTCGCCGACCTGCTGGCCGCCCCCGAGGAGTATCTGAGCGACGAGGACGCCGCCGCCGTCCGCCGCCCGGTGACCCGCTCCTGGACGGTCGCCGACGTACCCCTGCTCGACGAGGCCGCCGAACTCCTCGGCGTCGACGAGCGGGTGGCCCGCGCCCGCGCCGACCGCGAACGCGAGACGCAGATCGCCTACGCGCAGGGTGTCCTCGACGTCTCCTTCGCCTCGCGCACCTACGAGTTCGAGGACAAGGAGGACGGCGACCCCGACGGCTCGGAGGTGCTCTCGGCGCACGACATCATCGACGCCGAACGGTTCGCCGAACGCCACGAGGAGGAGGACTTCCGCAGCGCCGCCGAGCGCGCGGCGGCCGACCGGACCTGGGCGTTCGGGCACATCATCGTCGACGAGGCGCAGGAACTGTCCCCGATGGCCTGGCGGTTGCTGATGCGGCGCAGCCCGACCCGGTCGATGACACTGGTCGGCGACCCCGTCCAGACCGCCGAGGCGGCCGGGGTCGGCTCCTGGGCCGACATCCTCGCGCCGTACGTCGAGGACCGCTGGGAGCACGCCAGGCTGGGGGTCAACTACCGCACCCCCGCCGAGATCATGGAGGTGGCGGCGAGCGTCGTCCGCGCCGAACGGCCCGACTTCGAGCCGCCCAGCTCGGTCCGCGCCACCGGCGTACGGCCCTGGGTGCGGCAGGCCGGCCGCGCCGGGCTGCCCGCGGCGGTCGCCGAGGCCGTCGCCGAACTGACCCCCGACGAGGGCAGGTTGGCGGTGATCGCGCCACGCGACCTGCACCGCGCGCTGGCCGCCGTGCTCGACGGCGTCACGGCCGGCTCGGAACCCGACCTGACCCGCACGGTCGTCCTCCTCGACCCCCGCCAGTCGAAGGGTCTGGAGTTCGACTCGGTCCTGGTGGTGGAACCGGGCCGCTACGGCACGAGCGACCTGTACGTGGCCCTGACCCGGGCCACCCAGCGGCTCGGTGTCCTGCACACACAGGCCCTGCCCCCGGGCCTGGCGGACGCCGCGTCGACGCTCCCGCGGCACTCCTGA
- a CDS encoding response regulator: protein MTQAPLIRVLIVEDDPVAADAHVLYVNRVPGFTAVGKAHTGAEARRLLERTGVDLLLLDLHLPDVHGLQLARSLRAAGHHADVIAVTSARDLAVVREGVSLGVVQYVLKPFTFATLRDRLVRYAEFNAAAGEASGQDEVDRALATLRAPGPAALPKGLSGPTLERVTGALRDAGEGLTAAGVAEAVGISRITARRYLEHLVETGRAGRSPLYGQVGRPELVYRWGRGGGTPGR, encoded by the coding sequence GTGACGCAGGCCCCGCTCATCCGCGTCCTCATCGTCGAGGACGATCCGGTGGCCGCGGACGCGCATGTCCTCTACGTCAACCGGGTGCCGGGGTTCACCGCCGTCGGCAAGGCGCACACCGGCGCCGAGGCCAGGCGGCTCCTCGAACGCACCGGCGTGGACCTGCTCCTGCTCGATCTGCATCTGCCGGACGTGCACGGTCTACAGCTGGCCAGGTCGCTGCGGGCGGCCGGGCACCACGCGGACGTGATCGCGGTGACATCGGCGCGGGATCTGGCCGTGGTCCGCGAGGGGGTGTCGCTCGGGGTGGTGCAGTACGTCCTCAAACCGTTCACTTTCGCGACGCTGCGGGACCGTCTCGTCCGGTACGCGGAGTTCAACGCGGCGGCGGGCGAGGCGAGCGGGCAGGACGAGGTGGACCGGGCGCTGGCGACCCTGCGGGCACCGGGCCCGGCCGCGCTGCCCAAAGGGCTGAGCGGGCCGACACTCGAGCGGGTCACCGGGGCGCTGCGGGACGCCGGGGAGGGGCTCACGGCGGCGGGCGTCGCGGAGGCGGTGGGCATCTCCCGGATCACCGCGCGCCGCTACCTGGAACACCTGGTGGAGACGGGCCGCGCCGGCCGCAGCCCGCTGTACGGCCAGGTGGGCCGCCCTGAACTGGTCTACCGCTGGGGCCGGGGCGGCGGAACGCCGGGGAGATGA
- a CDS encoding sensor histidine kinase has protein sequence MNIRLPRPRSLAGQLFAMQAVLITVVVAGCALFTYISDQSQAQEAAGRQALAVARSVADSPSVHSAIRTPDPTAELQPYALQIVRDTDVDFITIMNPGGIRWTHPDPDQIGQRFLGHIDRAVAGHSFTETYTGTLGPSVRAVTPVRDTDRQVVGLVSAGIRVEAISERVRGQLTGLLGVALGALALGGAGTYVVNARLRRHTHGMSAAQLSRMHDYQQAALHAVREGLLMLDGQYRVALINDGGRELLGVAREADVVGTSVADLGLPSPFTGALLSAEPRVDEVHLTADRVLMVNTSPVTGGEHRGTVVTLRDVTELQSLMGELDSERGFTQALRSQAHEAANRLHTVVSLIELGRAEEAVDFATAELELAQALTDQVVAAVSEPVLAALLLGKTAQANERGVELVVSEDSGLDDGLLPPSLPARDLVTILGNLIDNAVDAAQGSVGSRVTVTARTEAAELLLRVADTGAGVDPDHAERVFQRGFSTKPSGPGGRGLGLALVRQAVHRHEGTLSVTGADGGGAEFEVRLPLGTTEATAARDSATDRGNRTDIVSGGKA, from the coding sequence ATGAACATCCGCCTCCCCCGCCCCCGCAGCCTCGCCGGGCAGCTGTTCGCCATGCAGGCGGTGCTGATCACGGTGGTCGTGGCCGGATGCGCGCTGTTCACCTACATCAGCGACCAGAGCCAGGCGCAGGAGGCCGCGGGCCGGCAGGCGCTGGCGGTGGCCCGCTCGGTCGCCGACTCGCCGTCCGTGCACTCCGCGATCCGCACCCCCGACCCGACGGCGGAACTCCAGCCCTACGCGCTCCAGATCGTGCGGGACACCGACGTCGACTTCATCACGATCATGAACCCGGGGGGCATCCGCTGGACCCACCCCGACCCGGACCAGATAGGGCAGCGCTTCCTCGGCCACATCGACCGGGCCGTCGCGGGCCACTCCTTCACCGAGACCTACACCGGCACCCTCGGCCCCTCCGTCCGCGCCGTCACCCCGGTCCGCGACACCGACCGCCAGGTCGTCGGCCTGGTCAGCGCGGGCATCAGGGTCGAGGCGATCAGCGAACGGGTCCGCGGCCAGCTGACCGGGCTGCTCGGCGTCGCGCTCGGCGCCCTCGCGCTCGGCGGTGCCGGCACCTACGTCGTCAACGCCCGGCTGCGCCGGCACACCCACGGCATGAGCGCGGCCCAGCTGAGCCGGATGCACGACTACCAGCAGGCCGCCCTGCACGCGGTGCGCGAGGGGCTGCTGATGCTCGACGGGCAGTACCGGGTGGCGCTGATCAACGACGGCGGACGGGAGCTGCTCGGCGTCGCCCGGGAGGCGGACGTGGTGGGCACCTCGGTGGCCGACCTCGGGCTGCCGTCCCCCTTCACCGGCGCGCTGCTCTCCGCCGAGCCCCGGGTGGACGAGGTGCATCTGACGGCGGACCGGGTCCTGATGGTCAACACCTCCCCGGTCACCGGCGGCGAACACCGGGGCACCGTCGTCACGCTCCGGGACGTCACCGAACTCCAGTCTCTGATGGGTGAGTTGGACTCGGAGCGCGGCTTCACGCAGGCGCTGCGCTCGCAGGCGCACGAGGCCGCGAACCGGCTGCACACCGTGGTCTCGCTGATCGAGCTGGGCCGCGCCGAGGAGGCCGTCGACTTCGCCACCGCCGAACTCGAACTGGCGCAGGCGCTCACCGACCAGGTGGTGGCCGCCGTCAGCGAACCGGTGCTGGCCGCGCTGCTGCTCGGCAAGACGGCGCAGGCGAACGAGCGGGGCGTGGAACTCGTCGTCTCCGAGGACAGCGGACTCGACGACGGGCTCCTGCCGCCCTCACTGCCCGCCCGCGACCTGGTCACCATCCTGGGCAACCTGATCGACAACGCGGTGGACGCGGCGCAGGGCAGCGTGGGGTCACGGGTGACGGTGACCGCGCGCACCGAGGCGGCGGAGCTGCTGCTGCGGGTGGCGGACACCGGGGCCGGGGTGGACCCGGACCATGCCGAGCGGGTCTTCCAGCGCGGGTTCTCCACCAAGCCGTCGGGACCCGGTGGGCGCGGTCTGGGTCTCGCGCTGGTACGACAGGCGGTGCACCGGCATGAGGGGACGCTCTCGGTGACCGGGGCGGACGGCGGCGGCGCGGAGTTCGAGGTGCGGCTGCCGCTCGGCACCACGGAAGCCACGGCCGCGCGGGACTCCGCGACGGACCGCGGGAATCGCACGGACATCGTTTCCGGAGGCAAAGCGTGA
- a CDS encoding cation:dicarboxylate symporter family transporter, which produces MTTSPTAPAAPAAKRDRTHYLYIAVIVAVAIGIAVGLAAPDFAQELKPIGTGFVNLIKMMISPIIFCTIVLGIGSVRKAAKVGAVGGIALGYFLVMSLVALGIGLVVGNILEPGTGLHITEAIKETGQAQVAPEAKDTTDFLLGIIPTTIVSAFTQGEVLQTLLIALLCGFALQAMGRTGQPILRGIEHIQRLVFRVLAMIMWAAPIGAFGAMAAVVGSAGVDALKGLAVLMLGFYVTCFLFTFVVLGALLRIVAGVNVLALFKYLAREFLLILSTSSSESALPRLIAKMEHLGVSKPVVGITVPTGYSFNLDGTMIYMTMASLFIADAMGTPMSIGEQIPLLLFLLVASKGAAGVTGAGLATLAGGLQSHKPALVDGVGLIVGIDRFMSEARALTNFAGNAVATVLVGTWTKEIDKARVDLVLAGELPFDETTLLDEHGEVKESDTEAPRPDQGGDKELAKA; this is translated from the coding sequence GTGACGACGTCGCCTACGGCACCTGCCGCACCCGCCGCCAAGCGGGACCGCACCCACTATCTGTACATCGCGGTGATCGTCGCGGTCGCCATCGGCATCGCCGTCGGTCTGGCCGCCCCGGACTTCGCCCAGGAGCTGAAGCCGATCGGCACCGGCTTCGTCAACCTGATCAAGATGATGATCTCGCCGATCATCTTCTGCACGATCGTGCTCGGCATCGGATCGGTCCGCAAGGCCGCCAAGGTCGGCGCGGTCGGCGGGATCGCGCTCGGCTACTTCCTGGTGATGTCCCTGGTGGCGCTCGGGATCGGCCTCGTGGTCGGCAACATCCTCGAGCCCGGCACCGGGCTGCACATCACCGAGGCGATCAAGGAGACCGGTCAGGCGCAGGTGGCGCCGGAGGCCAAGGACACCACGGACTTCCTGCTCGGGATCATCCCGACCACGATCGTCTCCGCCTTCACCCAGGGCGAGGTCCTCCAGACCCTGCTGATCGCGCTGCTGTGCGGCTTCGCGCTCCAGGCGATGGGCAGGACGGGACAGCCGATCCTGCGGGGCATCGAGCACATCCAGCGGCTCGTCTTCCGGGTCCTCGCCATGATCATGTGGGCCGCCCCGATCGGTGCCTTCGGCGCGATGGCCGCGGTGGTCGGCTCGGCCGGCGTGGACGCCCTCAAGGGTCTCGCGGTACTGATGCTCGGCTTCTACGTCACCTGTTTCCTCTTCACCTTCGTCGTGCTCGGCGCCCTGCTGCGGATCGTGGCCGGGGTCAACGTCCTCGCGCTGTTCAAGTACCTGGCCCGCGAGTTCCTGCTGATCCTGTCCACCTCGTCGTCGGAGTCCGCGCTGCCGCGGCTCATCGCGAAGATGGAGCACCTGGGCGTCAGCAAGCCGGTCGTCGGCATCACCGTCCCGACCGGCTACTCGTTCAACCTCGACGGCACCATGATCTACATGACCATGGCGTCGCTGTTCATCGCGGACGCGATGGGCACCCCGATGTCGATCGGCGAGCAGATCCCGCTGCTGCTGTTCCTGCTGGTCGCCTCGAAGGGCGCGGCCGGTGTCACCGGCGCGGGCCTCGCGACCCTGGCCGGCGGCCTCCAGTCGCACAAGCCCGCGCTGGTCGACGGCGTCGGCCTGATCGTCGGCATCGACCGCTTCATGAGCGAGGCGCGCGCCCTGACGAACTTCGCGGGCAACGCCGTCGCCACCGTCCTGGTCGGCACCTGGACCAAGGAGATCGACAAGGCGCGGGTCGACCTGGTGCTCGCGGGCGAGCTGCCGTTCGACGAGACGACCCTCCTGGACGAGCACGGCGAGGTGAAGGAGAGCGACACCGAGGCCCCCCGGCCCGACCAGGGCGGCGACAAGGAACTCGCCAAGGCCTGA
- a CDS encoding MerR family transcriptional regulator: MRIGELAARAGTTTRTLRYYESRGLLSARRADNGYRSYDESDLRLLRQIRTLQDFGFDLEETRPFVDCLRAGHPQGDTCPASLDVYRRKLAELDALIDELRSVRAEIGVRLASAGGEEPLCELEGPKL; encoded by the coding sequence ATGCGAATCGGCGAGCTGGCCGCACGGGCCGGGACCACCACGCGGACGCTGCGGTACTACGAGTCGCGCGGGCTGCTGTCCGCGCGGCGCGCGGACAACGGCTACCGCAGCTACGACGAGAGCGATCTGCGGCTGCTGCGGCAGATCAGGACGCTCCAGGACTTCGGGTTCGACCTGGAGGAGACCCGGCCCTTCGTTGACTGCCTGCGCGCCGGCCATCCGCAGGGGGACACCTGTCCCGCCTCGCTCGACGTCTACCGGCGCAAGCTCGCCGAGCTGGACGCGCTGATCGACGAGCTGCGGTCGGTCCGCGCGGAGATCGGGGTGCGGCTGGCGTCGGCCGGGGGCGAGGAACCGTTGTGCGAACTGGAAGGGCCGAAACTGTGA
- a CDS encoding TetR/AcrR family transcriptional regulator — protein sequence MALMTTGNSSRADANRRRILDVALAELLHDPDASMDQIARAAGVVRRTVYGHFPSRDALIGTLVDGAVEAVAAAHAQGRAAAEGPAESVVRSTLAVWEVADRYRILVALAQRSVTVQGIRDRLAPVRASCAEVLAQGLADGVFTSPLPAPALAYVHEQMLLALMEAVNDGLLETREAGRSAAVTLLTTAGVPASDATALVTKLSC from the coding sequence ATGGCTCTCATGACCACCGGTAACAGCAGCCGCGCCGACGCCAACCGCCGACGGATCCTCGACGTCGCCCTCGCCGAGCTGCTGCACGACCCGGACGCCTCGATGGACCAGATCGCGCGCGCCGCGGGGGTCGTCAGGCGCACGGTGTACGGCCACTTCCCCAGCCGGGACGCGCTGATCGGGACGCTCGTCGACGGCGCGGTGGAGGCCGTCGCCGCCGCGCACGCGCAGGGGCGGGCGGCCGCCGAGGGCCCTGCCGAGTCGGTGGTCCGCTCCACCCTCGCCGTCTGGGAGGTCGCCGACCGCTACCGCATCCTGGTCGCCCTCGCCCAGCGCAGCGTCACCGTGCAGGGCATCCGCGACCGGCTCGCCCCGGTGCGCGCGTCCTGCGCCGAGGTGCTGGCGCAGGGGCTGGCCGACGGCGTCTTCACCTCACCGCTGCCCGCGCCCGCGCTGGCGTACGTGCACGAGCAGATGCTGCTCGCGCTGATGGAGGCCGTCAACGACGGCCTCCTGGAAACACGGGAGGCGGGCCGCTCCGCCGCGGTCACCCTGCTGACCACGGCGGGCGTACCCGCCTCCGACGCCACCGCGCTGGTGACGAAGCTGAGCTGCTGA
- a CDS encoding DHA2 family efflux MFS transporter permease subunit has product MRLVVNQPVERSDQPYARRWWALLVLCLSLLIIVMANTALTVAAPDMTQDLGLSSADLQWVIDGYTVPYAALMLLLGAIGDKYSRRGALVLGLLVFGGGAVFGSLAGSATTVIAARAVMGVGAALIMPATLSLLAATFPRAERAKAIVLWTATAGLAIAAGPLVAGALLERHGWASTFLINVPVAAVALIGAFVLVPPSKAGHHDRIDYVGGLLSVVWIAALIYMIIEGPHFGWGAKAIGAAVVAGLGLLAFVLWELRHPRPVLDVRRFADRRFAGSNLAVALFFLAVFGAFYYLTQHLQFVLGYDAFETGVRMLPLAGAVFVGSALTGYLTPRVGMKWTVTAGMVGGTAALALLARVDAGSTYADLVAPLVVLGLAIGLALSPCTDAIMGAFPESELGVGGAVNDTSLELGGSLGIAILGSLLATSYSDHLADAAGGTKLPAATLATAQDSVGAGYAVAQGMGEKARALAGQAARATDPAQAAQLKEQATQLAQGAHRVADAVGSSFSDAVAHTSLIGAVVLGLGTILVGVLLPGRGRATEGADERSTTDDATDSADATADPATAEDGGQATASDASSQAARPDAKVTGR; this is encoded by the coding sequence ATGCGACTCGTCGTGAACCAACCGGTCGAAAGGTCGGACCAGCCCTACGCCAGGCGCTGGTGGGCGCTGCTCGTCCTGTGCCTGAGTCTGCTGATCATCGTGATGGCGAACACCGCGCTCACCGTCGCGGCCCCCGACATGACCCAGGACCTCGGCCTGTCAAGCGCCGACCTCCAGTGGGTCATCGACGGCTACACCGTTCCGTACGCGGCGCTGATGCTGCTGCTCGGCGCGATAGGCGACAAGTACAGCCGGCGCGGCGCGCTCGTCCTCGGCCTGCTGGTGTTCGGCGGCGGCGCCGTCTTCGGCTCCCTCGCCGGCAGCGCGACGACGGTCATCGCGGCCCGCGCCGTGATGGGCGTGGGCGCCGCGCTGATCATGCCCGCGACGCTGTCGCTGCTCGCCGCGACCTTCCCGCGCGCCGAACGCGCCAAGGCCATCGTGCTGTGGACGGCCACCGCGGGGCTCGCCATCGCGGCCGGTCCGCTGGTCGCCGGCGCGCTCCTGGAGCGCCACGGCTGGGCGTCGACCTTCCTCATCAACGTGCCCGTCGCGGCCGTCGCCCTGATCGGCGCGTTCGTGCTCGTACCGCCGTCGAAGGCGGGCCACCACGACCGGATCGACTACGTCGGCGGACTGCTGTCGGTGGTCTGGATCGCCGCCCTGATCTACATGATCATCGAGGGCCCGCACTTCGGCTGGGGCGCCAAGGCGATCGGCGCCGCGGTCGTCGCGGGCCTCGGACTGCTCGCCTTCGTCCTGTGGGAGCTGCGCCACCCGCGCCCGGTGCTTGACGTCCGCCGGTTCGCCGACCGCCGCTTCGCCGGCTCCAACCTCGCCGTCGCCCTCTTCTTCCTGGCGGTCTTCGGCGCCTTCTACTACCTCACCCAGCACCTCCAGTTCGTCCTCGGCTACGACGCCTTCGAGACCGGCGTGCGGATGCTGCCGCTGGCCGGCGCGGTCTTCGTCGGCTCGGCCCTCACCGGCTACCTCACCCCGCGGGTCGGCATGAAGTGGACGGTCACCGCGGGCATGGTCGGCGGCACCGCCGCCCTCGCCCTGCTGGCCCGCGTCGACGCCGGCTCGACCTACGCCGACCTGGTCGCCCCGCTCGTCGTCCTCGGCCTCGCGATCGGACTGGCGCTCTCGCCCTGCACCGACGCGATCATGGGCGCCTTCCCCGAGTCCGAACTGGGCGTCGGCGGCGCCGTCAACGACACCTCGCTCGAGCTGGGCGGCTCGCTCGGCATCGCCATCCTCGGCTCCCTGCTGGCGACTTCGTACTCCGACCACCTCGCGGACGCCGCCGGGGGCACCAAGCTGCCCGCCGCCACGCTGGCCACCGCGCAGGACTCGGTGGGCGCGGGGTACGCGGTCGCGCAGGGCATGGGCGAGAAGGCGCGGGCCCTCGCCGGGCAGGCCGCGCGGGCCACCGACCCTGCGCAGGCTGCCCAGTTGAAGGAGCAGGCCACCCAACTCGCCCAGGGCGCGCACCGGGTGGCGGACGCGGTCGGCTCGTCCTTCTCCGACGCGGTCGCCCACACCAGCCTGATCGGCGCGGTGGTCCTTGGCCTCGGCACGATCCTGGTGGGTGTCTTGCTGCCGGGCAGGGGCCGCGCGACCGAGGGCGCGGACGAGCGCTCGACGACGGACGACGCGACGGACTCCGCGGACGCGACGGCGGACCCGGCGACGGCGGAGGACGGCGGCCAGGCAACGGCGTCGGACGCGTCGTCGCAGGCCGCGCGGCCGGACGCGAAGGTGACCGGGCGATAG